The proteins below come from a single Enterobacteriaceae endosymbiont of Donacia fulgens genomic window:
- a CDS encoding undecaprenyl-diphosphate phosphatase yields the protein MLLNYFSCIILSIIQGLTEFLPISSSAHIIIFSKILNIIENNNFKFFKIIIQLGPSLAILILFWNEMIKIIFNTIKYNFFSQKKINIFHIFISILPIIFVGLIFYKNIKTINNINYIIYGLLIGGILLYISEEFKPNKYKINNMNYLSYKNIFFIGCFQCLALLPGISRLGATLSISLLLGIKRTVATKFCFIISIPIIFGVNLLELYNNYTIIDFLNIKVFFIGFFISFFISLIIIKKFIYVINNISLKWFILYRLFLIILLFFLN from the coding sequence ATGTTATTAAATTATTTTTCTTGTATAATATTAAGTATTATACAAGGACTAACAGAATTTTTACCTATATCTTCAAGTGCTCATATTATTATTTTTTCTAAAATATTAAATATTATAGAAAATAATAATTTTAAATTTTTTAAAATTATTATTCAATTAGGACCTTCATTAGCAATATTAATACTTTTTTGGAATGAAATGATAAAAATTATATTTAATACAATTAAATATAATTTTTTTTCTCAAAAAAAAATAAATATTTTTCATATCTTTATATCTATTTTACCAATAATATTTGTTGGATTAATTTTTTATAAAAATATTAAAACAATAAATAATATTAATTATATTATTTATGGATTACTTATTGGCGGAATATTATTATATATTTCTGAAGAATTTAAACCTAATAAATATAAAATTAATAATATGAATTATTTATCATATAAAAATATTTTTTTTATTGGATGTTTTCAATGTTTAGCTTTATTACCAGGGATTTCAAGATTAGGTGCAACATTATCAATTAGTTTATTACTTGGGATAAAACGTACTGTTGCAACTAAATTTTGTTTTATTATATCAATACCTATTATTTTTGGTGTTAATTTATTAGAATTATATAATAATTATACAATAATAGACTTTCTTAATATAAAAGTATTTTTTATAGGTTTTTTTATTTCATTTTTTATTAGTTTAATTATCATTAAAAAATTTATTTATGTTATAAATAACATTTCTTTGAAATGGTTTATTTTATATCGTTTATTTTTAATAATATTACTATTTTTTTTAAACTAA
- a CDS encoding multifunctional CCA addition/repair protein, translating to MKIYLVGGAIRDDLLNIKVTDKDWVVVESSIDLMLKLGFKLVGKDFPVFLHPKTHEEYALARTEYKFGHGYKGFKYCASSKITLKEDLLRRDLTINAIAKDESGNFYDPYNGLKDIKNRLLKHVSSSFQDDPLRVLRVARFAAKLKYLNFRIHDNTLKLMKIMSNSGELAYLKPERIWKETYNALQSTHPQVFFQILKKCNALSIIFPEINSLYGIPAPLKWHPEKDTGIHTMLSLKMISKLTKNISTRFATLCHDIGKGLTPKRLWPRHPGHGEAGIPLIKKLCDRLKIPSNFKKLSILTAKIHDIIHDIYNQTPENILNIYNIIDAWRKPERVKQIALISEADARGRLTLESLEYKQGKYFISMYKYISKLNIKNIINNNNLKGYNINKKIQDERLKLIKHFLKMKN from the coding sequence TTGAAAATTTATTTAGTAGGTGGAGCTATACGTGATGATCTTTTAAATATTAAAGTAACCGATAAAGATTGGGTTGTTGTAGAATCAAGTATTGATTTAATGTTAAAATTAGGTTTTAAATTAGTTGGTAAAGATTTTCCTGTTTTTTTACATCCAAAAACTCATGAAGAATATGCATTAGCAAGAACAGAATATAAATTTGGACATGGATATAAAGGATTTAAATATTGTGCATCCTCTAAAATTACTCTTAAAGAAGATTTATTACGTAGAGATCTTACTATCAATGCTATTGCAAAAGATGAATCAGGAAATTTTTATGATCCATATAATGGATTAAAAGATATTAAAAATCGTTTATTAAAACATGTTTCCTCATCTTTTCAGGATGATCCATTGAGAGTTTTACGTGTAGCTAGATTTGCTGCAAAATTAAAATATTTAAATTTTCGTATTCATGATAATACATTAAAATTAATGAAAATTATGAGTAATTCAGGAGAATTAGCATATTTAAAACCAGAAAGAATTTGGAAAGAAACATATAATGCTTTACAATCAACACATCCTCAAGTTTTTTTTCAAATTTTAAAAAAATGTAATGCTTTATCTATTATTTTCCCAGAAATAAATTCATTATATGGTATCCCAGCTCCATTAAAATGGCATCCAGAAAAAGATACAGGAATACATACTATGCTATCATTAAAAATGATATCTAAACTTACAAAAAATATATCTACAAGATTTGCAACATTATGTCATGATATAGGTAAAGGATTAACTCCAAAAAGATTATGGCCAAGACATCCTGGACATGGAGAAGCTGGAATACCTTTAATCAAGAAGTTATGTGATAGATTAAAAATTCCTAGTAATTTTAAAAAATTATCTATATTAACCGCTAAAATACATGATATTATTCACGATATATATAATCAAACTCCGGAAAATATATTAAATATATATAATATAATTGATGCTTGGAGAAAACCTGAAAGAGTAAAACAAATAGCTTTAATTAGTGAAGCTGATGCAAGAGGTAGATTAACATTAGAATCTCTTGAATATAAACAAGGAAAATATTTTATTAGTATGTATAAATATATTTCTAAATTAAATATAAAAAACATAATTAATAATAATAATTTAAAAGGATATAATATAAATAAAAAAATTCAAGATGAAAGATTAAAATTAATAAAACATTTTCTAAAAATGAAAAATTAA
- the ribB gene encoding 3,4-dihydroxy-2-butanone-4-phosphate synthase — MNILNKEFGNYKVRIKNAINSLKKGYGILILDNEKRENESDIVFAAENISVSDIAFSIRYGSGIICLCITEYLRKKLKLPMMVKKNTSIYKTGFTVTIEAAKGISTGVSAKDRFTTIKTAISNNVVPEDLNKPGHVFPLRAVSGGLSKREGHTEATIDLLKIAKMKPTGVLCELTNKDGSMAKIFDTISFAKKNKMILITINDIKKYIIKNNIII; from the coding sequence ATGAATATACTTAATAAAGAGTTTGGTAATTATAAAGTACGCATTAAAAATGCTATTAATTCTTTAAAAAAAGGATATGGTATCTTAATTTTAGATAATGAAAAAAGAGAAAATGAAAGTGATATAGTGTTTGCAGCAGAAAATATTTCTGTATCAGATATAGCTTTTTCTATTAGATATGGTAGTGGTATTATTTGTTTATGTATTACCGAATATTTACGTAAAAAATTAAAATTACCTATGATGGTAAAAAAAAATACCAGTATTTATAAAACAGGATTTACAGTTACTATTGAAGCAGCAAAAGGTATTTCTACTGGAGTATCTGCAAAAGATAGATTTACAACTATTAAAACAGCTATTTCAAATAATGTTGTTCCTGAAGATCTAAATAAACCTGGACATGTATTTCCATTAAGAGCAGTTAGTGGAGGATTATCAAAGAGAGAAGGACATACTGAAGCAACAATAGATTTATTAAAAATTGCTAAAATGAAACCTACTGGAGTATTATGTGAATTAACAAATAAAGACGGATCTATGGCGAAAATATTTGATACTATATCTTTTGCGAAAAAAAATAAAATGATATTAATTACTATTAATGATATTAAAAAATATATTATTAAAAATAATATTATAATATAA
- the rho gene encoding transcription termination factor Rho, with the protein MNLTELKNKPISELIDLGENIYLENLARMRKQDIIFTILKQHSKSGEDIFGDGVLEILQDGFGFLRSSDSSYLAGPDDIYVSPSQIRRFNLRTGDTISGKIRPPKEGERYFALLKVNQVNFDKPENARSKILFENLTPLHANSRLSMERGNGSTEDLTARVLDLASPIGRGQRGLIVAPPKAGKTMLLQNIAQSIAYNHPDCVLIVLLIDERPEEVTEMQRLVKGEVIASTFDEPPSRHVQVSEMVIEKAKRLVEHKKDVIILLDSMTRLARAYNTVAPASGKVLTGGVDANALHRPKRFFGAARNVEEGGSLTIIATALIDTGSKMDDVIYEEFKGTGNMELHLSRKIAEKRVFPAIDYNRSGTRKEELLSSQEELQRMWILRKIIHPMNEIDAMEFLINKLSMTKTNNDFFDMMKRS; encoded by the coding sequence ATGAATCTTACCGAATTAAAAAATAAACCAATATCTGAATTAATAGATTTAGGTGAAAATATTTATCTAGAAAATTTAGCTAGAATGCGGAAACAAGATATTATTTTTACTATATTAAAACAACATTCCAAAAGTGGAGAAGATATTTTTGGTGATGGAGTATTAGAAATATTACAAGATGGATTTGGATTTTTACGTTCTTCTGATAGTTCTTATTTAGCAGGACCTGATGATATTTATGTATCTCCAAGTCAAATTAGACGTTTTAATTTACGTACAGGAGATACGATTTCTGGTAAAATACGGCCTCCTAAAGAAGGAGAAAGATATTTTGCATTACTAAAAGTAAATCAAGTAAATTTTGATAAACCAGAAAATGCTAGAAGTAAAATTCTTTTTGAAAATTTAACACCATTACATGCAAATTCTAGATTAAGTATGGAAAGAGGTAATGGTTCTACAGAAGATTTAACAGCACGTGTTTTAGATTTAGCTTCACCAATAGGTCGAGGACAACGAGGCTTAATAGTAGCTCCTCCTAAGGCAGGAAAAACTATGTTATTACAAAATATAGCACAAAGTATAGCATATAATCATCCTGATTGTGTATTAATAGTTTTACTTATTGATGAACGACCTGAAGAAGTTACTGAAATGCAAAGATTAGTTAAAGGAGAAGTAATAGCATCAACTTTTGATGAACCTCCATCTAGACATGTTCAAGTATCAGAAATGGTTATTGAAAAAGCTAAAAGGTTAGTAGAACATAAAAAAGATGTTATTATTTTATTAGATTCTATGACAAGATTAGCTAGAGCATATAATACTGTTGCTCCTGCATCTGGAAAAGTTTTAACTGGTGGTGTTGATGCAAATGCATTACATCGTCCTAAACGTTTTTTTGGAGCAGCAAGGAATGTAGAAGAAGGAGGAAGTTTAACAATTATAGCAACAGCATTAATTGATACAGGATCAAAAATGGATGATGTTATTTATGAAGAATTTAAAGGAACTGGTAATATGGAATTACATTTATCACGTAAAATTGCAGAAAAAAGAGTTTTCCCTGCTATAGATTATAATAGATCTGGAACTAGAAAAGAAGAATTATTAAGTTCACAAGAAGAATTACAAAGAATGTGGATTTTAAGAAAAATAATTCATCCTATGAATGAAATAGATGCAATGGAATTTTTAATAAATAAACTATCAATGACAAAAACTAATAATGATTTTTTTGATATGATGAAAAGATCTTAA
- the trxA gene encoding thioredoxin — translation MQYKTNVLIHLNDKSFQSEIKKKKLVLVDFWAEWCNPCKIFSEVLEKVCYKYKNIVFTKLNIEKYKNIAEKYNIRSIPTILLFKNGEIIDKMIGSINQTQLENFLDKNLK, via the coding sequence ATGCAATATAAGACTAATGTTTTAATACATTTAAATGATAAAAGTTTTCAATCTGAAATAAAAAAAAAAAAATTAGTTTTGGTTGATTTTTGGGCAGAATGGTGTAATCCATGTAAAATATTTTCTGAAGTTTTAGAAAAAGTATGTTATAAATATAAAAATATAGTTTTTACTAAATTAAATATTGAAAAATATAAAAATATTGCAGAAAAATATAATATTCGTAGTATCCCAACAATTTTATTATTTAAAAATGGAGAAATTATTGATAAAATGATTGGTTCCATAAATCAAACACAATTAGAAAATTTTTTAGATAAAAATTTAAAATAA
- the dksA gene encoding RNA polymerase-binding protein DksA → MKKNNNFLSSLNILSLAGVSPYKLKPNEKYMNKKQLSHFKKILESWKNKINNKFNNTISYIKDETSNFPDPIDRASQEEEFSLELRNRDRERKLIKKIEITLKKFDTKNFGYCDCCDIEIGIKRLEAHPTANLCIDCKTLAEIRARQIAE, encoded by the coding sequence ATGAAAAAAAATAATAATTTTTTATCATCTTTAAATATTTTATCTCTTGCAGGAGTATCGCCATATAAATTAAAACCTAACGAAAAATACATGAATAAAAAACAATTATCACATTTTAAAAAAATTTTAGAATCATGGAAAAATAAAATAAATAATAAATTTAATAATACAATATCTTATATAAAAGATGAAACATCTAATTTTCCAGATCCTATAGATAGAGCTTCACAAGAAGAAGAATTTAGTTTAGAACTAAGAAATAGAGATAGAGAAAGAAAATTAATAAAAAAAATAGAAATAACATTAAAAAAATTTGATACTAAAAATTTTGGTTATTGTGATTGTTGTGACATTGAAATTGGAATAAAAAGATTAGAAGCACATCCTACTGCAAATTTATGTATCGATTGTAAAACATTAGCAGAAATACGTGCTAGGCAAATAGCTGAATAA
- a CDS encoding ABC transporter permease: MFNSYLIILFTILRKEINRFMRIWIQTIFPPIMNVILYFIIFGNLINLHIDKISGFNYIQFIIPGLIIMSIINNSYSNVASSFFGAKFQHYIEELLIAPIPIHIIILGYISGGIIRSIIIGIILTFISIFFISLNIYSYIFFIIIVILTSTLFSLAGLLNAIFAKNFDDINFIPTFILTPLTYLGGIFYSPSILPIFWQKILKINPIYYIISGFRYSFLGIKTVSLFLTINILLFFIIILYLFTFILIKKGVGLRN; this comes from the coding sequence ATATTTAATTCATATTTAATTATATTATTTACTATTTTACGAAAAGAAATTAATCGTTTTATGCGTATTTGGATACAAACTATATTCCCCCCTATTATGAATGTAATATTATATTTTATAATATTTGGTAATTTAATTAATTTACATATTGATAAAATATCAGGATTTAATTATATACAATTCATTATACCTGGATTAATTATAATGAGTATTATCAATAATTCATACTCTAATGTAGCATCATCTTTTTTTGGAGCTAAATTTCAACATTATATAGAAGAATTATTAATAGCTCCTATACCAATTCATATTATTATATTAGGATATATTAGTGGAGGTATAATACGAAGTATTATTATTGGCATAATTTTAACTTTTATCTCTATATTTTTTATTTCTTTAAATATATATTCATATATATTTTTTATAATTATTGTTATTTTAACATCTACTTTATTTTCTTTAGCTGGTTTATTAAATGCTATTTTTGCTAAAAATTTTGATGATATTAATTTTATTCCTACATTTATATTAACTCCTTTAACATATTTAGGAGGAATATTTTATTCACCTTCAATTTTACCTATATTTTGGCAAAAAATATTAAAAATAAATCCAATATATTATATTATTTCAGGATTTCGTTATAGTTTTTTAGGAATAAAAACAGTATCATTATTTTTAACCATAAATATTTTACTTTTTTTTATTATTATTTTATATTTATTTACTTTTATTTTAATTAAAAAAGGTGTAGGATTAAGAAATTAA
- a CDS encoding ABC transporter ATP-binding protein codes for MSYALEIKNLSKIYINNYKVLKNFNLRIKKGDFYALLGPNGAGKTTIIGIITSLINKSSGKIKIFGLDIKKNEYQTKKKIGLVPQEFNFNPFETVLQILINQAGYYGITKKKVIIKIEKYLKILKLWKKRNQKANNLSLGMKRCLMIIRALIHDPKLLILDEPTAGIDLKLRYYIWSFFKKLNIKKKITIILTTHYLEEAEFLCRNIGIINNGILIENCSINKLLNKLKFEVFILDYKKLNNIFPKIYGYKYKIINNYQLEITVMKNQNLNNIFEQLNEQNIQIISIKNKYNRLEKLFMEFFYK; via the coding sequence ATGTCTTATGCATTAGAAATTAAAAATTTATCTAAAATTTATATTAATAATTATAAAGTTTTAAAAAATTTTAATTTAAGAATTAAAAAAGGAGATTTTTATGCTTTATTAGGACCAAATGGTGCTGGCAAAACAACAATTATAGGGATAATTACTTCTTTGATTAATAAATCTTCAGGAAAAATAAAAATTTTTGGATTAGATATTAAAAAAAATGAATATCAAACGAAAAAAAAAATAGGATTAGTACCTCAAGAATTTAATTTTAATCCATTTGAAACAGTATTACAAATATTAATTAATCAAGCTGGATATTATGGTATTACAAAAAAAAAAGTTATTATAAAAATTGAAAAATATTTAAAAATATTAAAACTATGGAAAAAAAGAAACCAAAAAGCTAATAATTTATCATTAGGGATGAAAAGATGTCTAATGATAATTAGAGCATTAATTCATGATCCTAAATTATTAATTTTAGACGAACCTACCGCAGGTATTGATCTTAAATTACGTTACTATATATGGTCTTTTTTCAAAAAATTAAATATTAAGAAAAAAATAACAATAATTTTAACAACTCATTATTTAGAAGAAGCAGAATTTTTATGTCGTAATATTGGAATTATAAATAATGGTATATTAATAGAAAATTGTTCAATAAATAAATTATTAAACAAATTAAAATTTGAAGTTTTTATATTAGATTATAAAAAATTAAATAATATTTTTCCTAAAATTTATGGATATAAATATAAAATAATTAATAACTATCAATTAGAAATTACAGTAATGAAAAATCAAAATTTAAATAATATTTTTGAACAATTAAATGAACAAAATATTCAAATTATTAGTATTAAAAATAAATATAATAGATTAGAAAAATTATTTATGGAATTTTTTTATAAATAG
- a CDS encoding Fe-Mn family superoxide dismutase encodes MTYKLPNLLYKYSDLEPFFDTKTMEIHHKKHHQNYINNTNLILKKNNIKDIEINKLISNLNKLSIPSSQKKFLRNNAGGHANHSFFWKILKKNTQPNNIILNILKNEFSNLENFKKKFEEKALNFFGSGWIWLVKKKNILKIITTINQDNPLMDNDNKLINIPIIGLDLWEHAYYLKYQNQKNLYLKAFWNVLNWDKITQLLLNK; translated from the coding sequence ATGACATATAAATTACCTAATTTATTATATAAATATTCCGATTTAGAACCATTTTTTGATACAAAAACAATGGAAATACATCACAAAAAACATCATCAAAATTATATTAATAATACAAATTTAATACTTAAAAAAAATAATATAAAAGATATTGAAATTAATAAATTAATATCTAATTTAAATAAATTATCAATCCCATCTTCACAAAAAAAATTTTTACGTAATAATGCAGGAGGTCATGCTAATCATAGCTTTTTTTGGAAAATTTTAAAAAAAAATACTCAACCAAATAATATTATTTTAAATATTTTAAAAAATGAATTTAGTAATTTAGAAAATTTTAAAAAAAAATTTGAAGAAAAAGCCTTAAATTTTTTTGGATCAGGATGGATTTGGTTAGTGAAAAAAAAAAATATATTAAAAATAATCACAACAATAAATCAAGATAATCCATTAATGGATAATGATAATAAATTAATAAATATACCTATTATAGGATTAGATTTATGGGAACATGCATATTATTTAAAATATCAAAATCAAAAAAATTTATATCTTAAAGCTTTTTGGAATGTTTTAAATTGGGATAAAATTACACAATTATTATTAAATAAATAA
- the aroE gene encoding shikimate dehydrogenase, whose translation MKMFAVFGNPIKHSKSPIIHQLFAQQTGVLQNYRKIYVPINNFYKKFFYFFKNGGIGANITIPFKKRAYKLCDILTKRAKYSGVVNTIKILNSKKILGDNTDGVGLLKDLQNLKFINTKSNILLIGAGGAAQGIIYPLIKFGCNITIINRTYQNTKKIIKFFKNIKNINSLKEEDLFSISNKFKYNLIINATSSSIKGNIPNIPSSIIKPDVFCYDLFYNFNNTPFLKWCIIHGAKRISDGIGMLIEQAAYSFYLWHGIMPNTKIIIKKYKKYN comes from the coding sequence ATGAAAATGTTTGCAGTATTTGGTAATCCTATAAAACATAGTAAATCTCCAATTATACATCAATTATTTGCACAACAAACAGGAGTATTACAAAATTATAGAAAAATTTATGTTCCAATAAATAATTTTTATAAAAAATTTTTTTATTTTTTTAAAAATGGGGGTATAGGAGCAAATATTACAATCCCTTTTAAAAAAAGGGCATATAAATTATGTGATATTTTAACAAAAAGAGCTAAATATTCTGGTGTTGTAAATACAATAAAAATTCTTAATTCAAAAAAAATTTTAGGAGATAATACTGATGGTGTTGGGTTATTAAAAGATTTACAAAATTTAAAATTTATTAATACTAAAAGTAATATTTTATTAATAGGTGCTGGAGGAGCTGCTCAAGGAATTATATATCCATTAATTAAATTTGGTTGTAATATTACAATTATTAATCGTACTTATCAAAATACTAAAAAGATTATTAAATTTTTTAAAAATATAAAAAATATTAATTCTTTAAAAGAAGAAGATTTATTTAGTATTAGTAATAAATTTAAATATAATTTAATTATTAATGCTACATCTAGTAGTATTAAAGGAAATATTCCTAATATTCCTTCTTCAATTATTAAACCTGATGTTTTTTGTTATGATCTTTTTTATAATTTTAATAATACACCATTTTTAAAATGGTGTATTATTCATGGAGCTAAAAGAATATCAGATGGGATTGGTATGTTAATTGAACAAGCAGCATATTCTTTTTATTTATGGCATGGTATTATGCCAAATACTAAAATAATAATTAAAAAATATAAAAAATATAATTAA
- a CDS encoding Sua5/YciO/YrdC/YwlC family protein codes for MDIKIFINALKMGKIIAYPTESVFGLGCDPDNEKAVNKLLKIKKRSIKKGLILIASKYNQLLKYINEKKILKNQKKKILSTWPGIITWVMPISINTPYWLTGNFNSIAVRVTNHYLTSKLCNYFGKPIVSTSANISGKKPCLTYQDVLFHFYDIKEHILILNGKTGGYLNPSEIRDSFTNLVIRKG; via the coding sequence ATGGATATAAAAATTTTTATTAATGCATTAAAAATGGGTAAAATTATAGCTTATCCAACTGAATCTGTTTTTGGATTAGGATGTGATCCAGATAATGAAAAAGCAGTAAATAAATTATTAAAAATAAAAAAACGTAGTATAAAAAAAGGATTAATTTTAATTGCATCTAAATATAATCAATTATTAAAATATATAAATGAAAAAAAAATTCTTAAAAATCAAAAAAAAAAAATATTATCTACTTGGCCTGGTATTATTACATGGGTTATGCCTATTTCAATAAATACTCCTTATTGGTTAACTGGAAATTTTAATTCTATAGCAGTTCGTGTAACTAATCATTATTTAACAAGTAAATTATGTAATTATTTTGGAAAACCTATTGTTTCTACGAGTGCAAATATTTCAGGTAAAAAACCATGTTTAACATATCAAGATGTATTATTTCATTTTTATGATATTAAAGAACATATTTTAATTTTAAATGGAAAAACAGGAGGTTATTTAAATCCATCAGAAATTAGAGATAGTTTTACAAATTTAGTTATACGTAAAGGATAA
- the def gene encoding peptide deformylase yields the protein MSILKLLYFPNKKLRNIAKSIKNINNDVKLLGNNMLKIMYSYNGIGLAATQIGINKRIIVIDITKKKNNPIILINPKIIKFNKLKINSKEGCLSIPIKQKYFVLRFNEIRVQAKNLMNEIIEIKASNLLSFCIQHEIDHLNGILFIDYLSNLKYQRIYDKINKINHKIMFLKKQNHIK from the coding sequence ATGTCTATACTTAAATTATTATATTTTCCTAATAAAAAACTAAGAAATATAGCTAAATCAATTAAAAATATTAATAATGATGTTAAATTATTAGGAAATAATATGCTTAAAATTATGTATTCTTATAATGGGATTGGTTTAGCAGCAACACAAATAGGAATAAATAAAAGAATTATAGTTATTGATATCACTAAAAAGAAAAATAATCCTATTATTCTTATTAATCCTAAAATAATAAAATTTAATAAATTAAAAATTAATAGTAAAGAAGGTTGTTTATCTATACCTATAAAACAAAAATATTTTGTTTTAAGATTTAATGAAATAAGAGTTCAAGCTAAAAATTTAATGAATGAAATTATTGAAATAAAAGCAAGTAATTTATTATCTTTTTGTATACAACATGAAATTGATCATTTAAATGGGATTTTATTTATTGATTATTTATCAAATTTAAAATATCAAAGAATTTATGATAAAATAAACAAAATTAATCATAAAATAATGTTTTTAAAAAAACAGAATCATATAAAATGA
- the fmt gene encoding methionyl-tRNA formyltransferase, whose protein sequence is MKKKIKIIFIGTSKFAAYHLRGLINNIYTISCVITKPDTYANRGYKLTSNSVKKLAIKYKINILQPESLNSLKLIKNLINYHCDIIIVIDYGFLIPNKILNIPKLFCMNIHASLLPRWRGAAPIQRALLANDLKTGISIIKINNFLDEGDIIYQIEYNILLYDTYGSLYKKLAVLGLQGLLFILKKISKGEQIKFKSQNINMIKPTYAKKISKIECKLNWNLPAKKLECMVRAFNPRPGTFFMIKDQRFKVWQAEVINNFNSNYATKVPGTILLINRYGIQINTTNGILNIQIIQPSGKKQMNIQNFLNLNQYRNIFRRDVVIT, encoded by the coding sequence ATGAAAAAAAAAATAAAAATTATTTTTATAGGTACTTCAAAATTTGCTGCTTATCATTTAAGAGGTTTAATAAATAATATTTACACAATATCTTGTGTCATTACTAAACCAGATACTTATGCTAATAGAGGATATAAATTAACTTCTAATTCTGTAAAAAAATTAGCAATAAAATATAAAATTAATATATTACAACCAGAATCTTTAAATTCTTTAAAATTAATTAAAAATCTTATTAATTATCATTGTGATATTATAATAGTTATAGATTATGGTTTTTTAATACCTAATAAAATACTAAATATACCTAAATTATTTTGTATGAATATACATGCTTCATTATTACCTAGATGGAGAGGTGCTGCTCCTATACAAAGAGCGTTGTTAGCAAATGATTTAAAAACAGGTATTAGTATAATCAAAATAAATAATTTTTTAGACGAAGGTGATATTATTTATCAAATTGAATATAATATTTTACTTTATGATACATATGGATCATTATATAAAAAACTAGCTGTATTAGGATTACAAGGTTTACTATTTATTTTAAAGAAAATTTCAAAAGGCGAACAAATAAAATTTAAATCTCAAAATATAAATATGATAAAACCTACATATGCAAAAAAAATATCTAAAATAGAGTGTAAATTAAATTGGAATTTACCTGCTAAAAAACTTGAATGTATGGTTCGTGCTTTTAATCCTAGACCAGGTACTTTTTTTATGATAAAAGATCAAAGATTTAAAGTATGGCAAGCAGAAGTTATTAATAATTTTAATAGTAATTATGCAACTAAAGTACCTGGTACAATATTATTAATTAATAGATATGGTATACAAATAAATACTACAAATGGAATTTTAAATATTCAAATTATTCAACCTAGCGGGAAAAAACAAATGAATATTCAAAATTTTTTAAATCTTAATCAGTATAGAAATATTTTTCGAAGAGATGTTGTAATTACTTAA
- the rplQ gene encoding 50S ribosomal protein L17 produces MRHRKTGRYFNKNSSHRNAMLINMVNSLINNEIIKTTLMKAKELRKIIEPMITIAKKNTISNKRLIRAKINNKINIIKLFNIIAPKFQNRLGGYTRIIKCGFRNGDKAPMAYIELIERKIILKDKNLK; encoded by the coding sequence ATGCGTCATCGTAAAACAGGTCGTTATTTTAACAAAAATAGTTCACATCGTAATGCAATGTTAATTAACATGGTTAATTCATTAATTAATAATGAAATCATTAAAACTACTTTAATGAAAGCTAAAGAACTCAGAAAAATAATAGAACCCATGATTACTATTGCTAAAAAAAATACTATTTCTAATAAAAGATTAATAAGAGCTAAAATAAATAATAAAATTAATATTATTAAACTCTTTAATATTATTGCTCCTAAATTTCAAAATAGATTAGGTGGATATACACGTATAATAAAATGTGGTTTTCGTAATGGAGATAAAGCACCTATGGCATATATAGAATTAATAGAAAGAAAAATAATTCTAAAAGATAAAAATCTTAAGTAA